The Mucilaginibacter mallensis genome has a segment encoding these proteins:
- a CDS encoding NADP-dependent malic enzyme translates to MNNKTNRKQDALDYHSKGRPGKIQVVPTKPTNSQRDLTMAYSPGVAEPCLRIADNVEDVYKYTAKGNLVAVISNGTAVLGLGNIGPEASKPVMEGKGLLFKIYADIDVFDLEINAKTPDEFVAIVKALEPTFGGINLEDISAPTCFEIERRLKAEMKIPVMHDDQHGTAIISGAALLNACEIQGKKLDKIKMVVNGAGAAAVSCSKMYLSLGVKKENLVMFDINGLLTPDRTDLGDIRMEFATERKDIKTLAEAMKGADVFVGLSAGNVVTPDMLKGMAKNPIVFAMANPDPEIAYDIAHNTRKDIIMATGRSDFPNQVNNVLGFPYIFRGALDVRATAINEEMKIAAVKAIAEIAKKPVPEAVNLAYSTTNLKFGRDYIIPKPMDQRLIIEVSTAVAKAAIDSGVARKVITDWDAYAEELRTRIGSDDKLLRNLTNQAKQNPKRIVFAEADTYKILRAAQIVKDECIATPILLGNVDRIKQIMKDNDLDLGDVQIIDPREGTEETEKYAQYLYNKRQRRGVTLFEARKLMIDRNYYGASMVQFGEADALISGLTKNYVTTIKPALQIIGTEEGVSRVAGMYMMITQKGPVFFGDTTVNVNPTVQELVDITVLIEHSVRQFNVTPRVGILSYSNFGSNDGPIPEKTREAVRILHEKYPDMVVDGDMQANFALNPELLSDNFPFSTLVGRPANTLIFPNLESGNIAYKLLQEIGGAEAVGPILLGLKKPVHVLQLGSSVREIVNMITIAVVNAQEKSVAVEPAKSVKR, encoded by the coding sequence ATGAATAATAAAACCAATCGTAAACAGGACGCTTTAGATTACCATTCAAAAGGCCGCCCGGGTAAAATACAGGTAGTGCCAACCAAGCCTACTAACTCCCAGCGGGATCTTACCATGGCTTATTCTCCCGGCGTTGCCGAACCCTGCCTGCGCATTGCCGACAACGTTGAAGATGTATACAAATATACCGCCAAAGGTAACCTGGTAGCCGTTATCAGTAACGGAACCGCCGTACTTGGTTTAGGTAATATTGGCCCCGAGGCAAGCAAGCCGGTAATGGAGGGCAAGGGTCTGCTGTTTAAAATTTATGCTGATATCGATGTTTTCGATCTGGAGATAAATGCCAAAACCCCCGATGAATTTGTAGCTATAGTAAAAGCGCTGGAGCCAACCTTTGGTGGCATCAACCTCGAAGATATATCGGCTCCAACCTGTTTTGAAATTGAACGCCGCCTGAAAGCCGAAATGAAGATCCCTGTTATGCACGATGATCAGCATGGTACGGCTATTATATCAGGCGCGGCACTGCTTAATGCCTGCGAGATACAGGGTAAAAAGCTGGATAAAATTAAAATGGTAGTTAACGGTGCAGGTGCCGCTGCTGTATCTTGCTCAAAAATGTACCTGTCATTAGGCGTTAAAAAGGAAAACCTGGTGATGTTTGATATCAATGGCCTCTTAACCCCTGACCGCACCGATCTGGGTGATATCCGTATGGAATTTGCTACTGAGCGCAAGGACATAAAAACCCTTGCCGAAGCGATGAAGGGTGCCGACGTTTTTGTTGGTCTTTCAGCAGGTAACGTGGTTACGCCTGATATGCTTAAAGGTATGGCCAAAAATCCCATAGTGTTCGCCATGGCCAACCCCGATCCTGAAATCGCTTATGATATTGCACATAATACCCGCAAGGATATCATCATGGCTACCGGTCGTTCTGATTTCCCTAACCAGGTAAATAACGTACTCGGCTTCCCTTATATTTTCCGTGGGGCCTTGGATGTAAGAGCTACCGCCATTAACGAGGAAATGAAAATTGCCGCTGTTAAAGCCATCGCCGAGATAGCTAAAAAGCCGGTACCCGAGGCGGTGAACCTGGCATATAGCACCACTAACCTGAAGTTTGGTCGTGATTATATCATCCCGAAACCAATGGATCAGCGCTTGATCATCGAGGTATCAACAGCGGTAGCAAAAGCAGCTATTGACTCAGGTGTCGCCCGCAAGGTGATCACCGATTGGGATGCTTATGCCGAAGAATTGCGTACAAGGATAGGCAGCGATGATAAATTATTACGTAACCTGACCAATCAGGCCAAGCAAAACCCTAAACGCATTGTTTTTGCTGAGGCTGATACTTACAAAATATTGCGTGCCGCTCAAATTGTTAAAGATGAATGTATTGCCACGCCAATTTTGCTGGGCAATGTAGATCGTATAAAACAAATAATGAAGGATAACGACCTCGACCTGGGCGATGTACAGATCATCGACCCGCGCGAGGGTACCGAGGAAACCGAAAAATATGCGCAGTATCTGTATAACAAGCGTCAGCGCAGAGGGGTAACTTTGTTTGAGGCCCGCAAGCTGATGATCGACCGCAACTATTACGGCGCGAGTATGGTGCAGTTTGGCGAAGCCGATGCCTTGATCTCCGGTTTAACTAAGAATTATGTAACCACCATAAAACCTGCCCTGCAAATAATTGGTACCGAGGAGGGTGTAAGTCGTGTTGCTGGTATGTACATGATGATAACCCAGAAAGGCCCCGTATTTTTTGGTGACACCACCGTAAATGTTAATCCAACAGTGCAGGAACTGGTAGATATTACGGTATTGATAGAGCACTCAGTTAGGCAATTTAATGTTACGCCAAGGGTTGGGATCTTATCTTATTCGAACTTTGGCTCGAATGATGGCCCTATTCCTGAAAAAACACGTGAAGCCGTGCGTATATTACATGAAAAGTATCCCGACATGGTGGTTGACGGTGATATGCAGGCCAACTTTGCCCTAAACCCCGAATTGTTGTCGGATAATTTTCCGTTCTCAACATTGGTTGGCCGCCCTGCAAATACTTTAATATTCCCGAACCTTGAATCGGGTAATATTGCGTATAAATTATTGCAGGAAATAGGCGGGGCCGAAGCAGTAGGGCCAATATTGCTGGGCCTTAAAAAACCGGTGCATGTGTTGCAGTTAGGCAGTTCGGTACGTGAAATTGTAAACATGATAACCATTGCAGTGGTAAATGCGCAGGAAAAATCTGTTGCTGTTGAACCCGCTAAATCTGTAAAACGCTAA
- the ruvA gene encoding Holliday junction branch migration protein RuvA, with amino-acid sequence MYAYIDGKLVFKSPSYVVIDAGGVGYHINISLHTYSLLGDAEHCKLYTWLYVKEDAHSLYGFADEGERRLFLHLISISGIGPNTGRMMLSSITPLEIQTAIINGNVALIQRIKGIGPKSAQRVILELQDKLRKEGPDTLTSMPVNKTAKDEALSALVMLGFARNAAEKVLDQEMNKNKEDLTVEQLIKSALKNL; translated from the coding sequence ATGTACGCTTATATTGATGGTAAATTAGTTTTTAAAAGCCCTTCATATGTGGTAATTGATGCCGGTGGAGTGGGTTATCACATCAATATATCGCTCCATACTTACTCATTGCTGGGTGATGCCGAGCACTGCAAATTATACACCTGGTTATATGTAAAGGAAGATGCGCACAGCCTATATGGTTTTGCCGATGAGGGCGAGCGCCGCCTGTTCCTTCACTTGATATCAATTTCAGGCATTGGCCCTAATACCGGGCGCATGATGCTGTCGTCAATCACGCCTTTAGAGATTCAAACAGCCATTATTAATGGTAATGTGGCCCTTATACAACGTATAAAAGGCATCGGCCCTAAGTCGGCACAGCGTGTTATACTGGAGTTGCAGGATAAATTGCGCAAGGAAGGGCCTGATACCTTAACCAGTATGCCGGTTAATAAAACTGCTAAGGATGAGGCGCTTTCGGCGTTGGTAATGCTGGGCTTTGCACGCAATGCTGCCGAGAAAGTTCTTGACCAGGAAATGAATAAAAATAAAGAGGATTTAACCGTTGAACAGTTGATTAAATCCGCCCTAAAAAACTTATAA